One genomic segment of uncultured Ilyobacter sp. includes these proteins:
- a CDS encoding DUF4236 domain-containing protein, which translates to MGFRFQRSIKIAKGVRLNLSKSGLGVSVGPRGAKISVGPRGTYANVGLPGTGLSVRQKIGGTNFHENQNYQNLEENNNSINVKIVIDENTGNETVSIFQNGSEIINDSLLRKIKKDPSFKNNLDTVRQRAFSDVVKKTNVLLDIHKHSEKMTDWNKISQELTRSKPLKYKRQDFNKKAPGKNEVISDLHLEAKQNVKGLFGLKKKRQKYVDEHTDNRYEELYINWKKEKDNFESKENVTEIKENKINQQEYESWAKEMKRLLNPDTSYVEERLEDLFSEIQLPVEFSVSFEVRDNGRIVVLDVDLPEIEDFPSKKAQKLASGKISIKDKTLKEKKEDYFTSIAGISVFFASIAYSAAPIIEDIIVSGYTQRANKATGNTEDQYVYSVRYEKNKFSQLKFENINPGETLQAFEHQINLSKTFDLKTIEPFK; encoded by the coding sequence ATGGGTTTTCGATTTCAAAGATCAATAAAAATTGCAAAAGGGGTTCGACTGAACCTGTCTAAATCAGGATTGGGTGTTTCCGTTGGGCCAAGAGGTGCTAAAATTTCTGTGGGTCCTCGTGGAACATATGCAAATGTTGGATTGCCAGGTACAGGTTTATCTGTTAGACAAAAAATTGGTGGTACAAATTTTCATGAAAATCAAAATTATCAAAATTTAGAGGAAAATAACAATTCCATAAATGTAAAAATTGTTATTGATGAAAATACTGGAAATGAAACTGTTTCAATATTCCAAAATGGTAGTGAAATAATAAACGATTCTTTGCTCAGAAAAATAAAAAAAGATCCCTCTTTTAAAAATAATTTAGATACAGTTAGACAAAGGGCCTTTTCTGATGTTGTTAAAAAAACTAATGTTTTACTAGATATACACAAACATTCAGAAAAAATGACTGATTGGAATAAAATTTCTCAGGAACTTACTAGATCAAAGCCTCTAAAATATAAAAGACAAGACTTTAATAAAAAAGCTCCAGGAAAAAATGAAGTTATAAGTGATCTTCATTTGGAAGCCAAACAAAATGTTAAAGGATTATTTGGACTCAAGAAAAAACGACAAAAATATGTAGATGAACATACTGATAATCGATATGAAGAACTTTATATTAATTGGAAAAAAGAAAAAGATAATTTTGAAAGCAAAGAAAATGTTACAGAAATTAAAGAAAACAAAATTAATCAGCAAGAATATGAATCTTGGGCGAAGGAAATGAAACGTTTACTAAATCCCGATACTTCATATGTTGAGGAAAGATTAGAAGATTTGTTTTCTGAAATACAATTACCTGTGGAGTTTTCAGTGTCATTTGAAGTAAGAGATAATGGACGTATAGTTGTTTTGGATGTTGATCTTCCTGAGATTGAAGATTTCCCATCAAAAAAAGCTCAAAAGTTAGCAAGTGGAAAGATTTCAATAAAGGATAAAACTTTAAAAGAGAAAAAGGAAGATTACTTTACAAGTATAGCTGGTATCAGTGTATTTTTTGCATCTATAGCTTATTCTGCAGCTCCTATAATAGAAGATATAATCGTATCAGGATACACTCAGCGTGCAAATAAAGCTACTGGAAATACAGAAGATCAATATGTTTACTCTGTAAGATATGAAAAAAATAAATTTAGTCAACTTAAATTTGAAAATATTAACCCAGGAGAAACATTGCAAGCATTTGAACATCAAATTAATCTCTCTAAAACATTTGATTTAAAGACGATAGAACCTTTTAAATAA
- a CDS encoding XRE family transcriptional regulator yields the protein MNENLIKLGNIIKNAREKEGYTHRELAKIADIKSPGEISQIENGNRKNPSAIAIKKLAKALKLDYFKLFSLIDYIDSNDIKPKDQLINSKIPGNAKRIKTVKIPMYGTASAGPGYYNLSVEVEDFLIPEEDYRPGRFAVKVEGESMTGPGKSIPCGSIALVDPNMCTDVEELINKVCVFTYNDETYIKQLIIDKQNLVHLVSFNPEISDIIVLNHKDLKCEGRVIKTYFEQKW from the coding sequence ATGAATGAAAATTTAATCAAGCTTGGAAATATAATAAAAAATGCACGAGAAAAAGAAGGATATACTCACAGGGAACTTGCAAAAATTGCTGATATAAAATCACCAGGTGAAATTTCTCAAATTGAAAATGGAAATAGAAAAAATCCTAGTGCTATTGCAATCAAAAAACTTGCTAAAGCTTTAAAATTAGATTATTTTAAACTTTTTTCTTTAATAGATTACATCGATTCTAATGATATCAAACCCAAAGACCAACTGATAAATTCTAAGATCCCAGGCAACGCCAAAAGAATAAAAACAGTTAAGATCCCCATGTATGGAACTGCCAGTGCAGGGCCAGGATACTATAATCTTTCTGTAGAGGTGGAAGATTTTCTTATTCCGGAAGAAGATTACAGGCCTGGAAGGTTTGCTGTAAAGGTAGAGGGTGAATCCATGACCGGCCCTGGAAAGTCTATCCCTTGCGGCTCCATCGCTCTTGTTGACCCCAACATGTGCACAGATGTAGAGGAGCTTATAAACAAGGTATGCGTATTCACGTACAACGACGAAACTTATATAAAGCAGCTAATTATTGATAAACAAAATTTAGTCCATCTGGTATCATTTAATCCGGAGATCTCTGATATCATTGTGCTTAATCATAAGGATTTGAAATGCGAGGGAAGGGTTATAAAGACTTATTTTGAGCAGAAGTGGTAG
- a CDS encoding YqaJ viral recombinase family protein — protein MTVKELQKTLKGKVKGLWKMNKVELLKAYRKLNKSPEAIVEKSLEDKQILKPENREEWLEIREGGLGGSDIAAVIGLNEYSSKIDVFISKTARNNAVLKQQYEEKQKKIRASEAVQMGHVLEPVIADIFQKKNKEYTVVDFPVTVKANPWEIANVDRYLVNERGEVGILEVKTTTLYNKDKWEGDSCPRNYLCQVLWYLGITGLKYAYICCLVGGQHYRQFKIERCEETISYLRTEGRIFWEDHVIHNIVPDPDGSSSYTEHLQFLADYAEDKGEKIEVEAAADKIETYEVLLEQKKDLEIKIEQIKQTVFKEAIDRGSKRGLWGGHKFSIQGGPYRGFDSSKFKSDNPEIYEKYIVDKNKKQYIKIS, from the coding sequence ATGACTGTTAAAGAGTTACAAAAAACCCTTAAGGGAAAGGTTAAAGGGCTTTGGAAAATGAATAAGGTTGAACTGTTGAAAGCTTATAGGAAGCTTAATAAAAGCCCTGAGGCCATTGTAGAAAAGTCTTTAGAAGACAAACAAATATTAAAGCCTGAAAACAGAGAAGAATGGCTTGAAATCAGGGAAGGAGGCCTGGGTGGAAGTGATATAGCTGCAGTAATCGGACTTAATGAATATTCATCAAAAATAGATGTTTTTATTTCAAAGACTGCAAGAAATAATGCAGTACTAAAGCAGCAATATGAGGAGAAACAGAAGAAAATAAGAGCATCTGAGGCGGTCCAAATGGGGCATGTCCTGGAACCTGTTATAGCTGATATTTTCCAGAAAAAAAACAAAGAATATACTGTGGTGGACTTTCCAGTGACAGTAAAAGCTAATCCGTGGGAAATAGCTAATGTTGACAGATACCTGGTTAATGAAAGAGGAGAGGTCGGAATACTAGAGGTGAAAACTACTACCCTCTATAACAAAGATAAGTGGGAAGGTGACAGCTGTCCCAGGAACTATCTCTGTCAGGTCCTTTGGTATTTAGGTATAACAGGTCTTAAATATGCTTATATATGCTGCTTAGTAGGCGGACAGCATTACAGGCAATTTAAAATTGAAAGATGTGAGGAGACTATTAGCTATCTCAGAACAGAGGGAAGGATCTTTTGGGAAGACCATGTCATTCACAATATAGTCCCAGATCCAGACGGTAGCTCTTCTTACACTGAACATCTTCAGTTCTTAGCAGATTATGCAGAGGACAAAGGAGAGAAAATAGAAGTTGAAGCTGCTGCAGATAAAATTGAAACTTACGAGGTTCTTTTAGAACAAAAAAAGGATCTGGAAATAAAAATAGAGCAGATAAAGCAAACGGTGTTTAAAGAAGCAATAGACAGAGGCTCCAAAAGAGGACTATGGGGAGGACATAAATTTAGTATTCAGGGGGGGCCTTACAGAGGATTTGACAGTAGTAAATTCAAAAGTGATAACCCGGAGATATATGAAAAGTACATAGTGGATAAAAATAAAAAACAATATATAAAAATTTCATAG
- the recT gene encoding recombination protein RecT — MTEKTAKNDIMQKATTNRSVAKKKNNSIYDLISSDKMKSQFAMALPKHIDTERFVRIALTCIRQNPKLAECSRESLLGALMTSSQLGLEPGGVLGQAYLIPFSVKGQMECQFQIGYKGMLELLRRSKQLSNIRVHTVYENDEFEIGYGLDCTLNHKPVFRDRGNMIGFYSVAELKDGSKQFHFMSYDDVVEHEQKHRKGNYQSNVWKQHFEAMAHKTVVKQLMKWLPVSVEYLEMASKDEGVYKASEENLKDVTEEIVTPTFDYDEDTGEIMESEDNSADNVISDVFK, encoded by the coding sequence ATGACAGAAAAAACAGCCAAAAACGACATTATGCAAAAGGCTACAACTAATAGATCTGTAGCCAAAAAGAAAAACAACAGTATATATGACCTTATATCCAGCGACAAGATGAAAAGCCAGTTTGCTATGGCATTACCCAAGCATATAGATACAGAAAGGTTTGTGAGAATAGCCCTTACATGCATCAGACAAAATCCAAAGCTCGCAGAGTGCAGCAGAGAAAGTTTATTAGGTGCACTTATGACATCCTCTCAGCTTGGACTAGAACCAGGAGGAGTATTAGGACAGGCTTACTTAATTCCATTCTCTGTTAAAGGTCAAATGGAATGCCAGTTTCAGATTGGATATAAAGGTATGCTGGAGCTTCTTAGGAGATCGAAACAGCTTTCTAATATAAGAGTTCACACCGTCTATGAAAATGATGAGTTCGAAATAGGCTACGGATTGGACTGTACCCTTAATCACAAACCAGTTTTTAGAGATAGAGGAAATATGATTGGATTCTATTCCGTTGCAGAGCTAAAAGATGGATCTAAGCAATTTCATTTCATGTCCTATGACGACGTAGTAGAACACGAACAAAAACATAGAAAAGGAAATTATCAAAGCAACGTATGGAAACAACATTTTGAAGCCATGGCACATAAAACAGTAGTAAAGCAACTTATGAAGTGGCTGCCTGTATCAGTGGAGTATCTTGAAATGGCTTCTAAGGATGAAGGGGTATATAAAGCCAGTGAGGAAAATCTTAAGGACGTTACAGAGGAAATAGTAACTCCAACTTTTGACTATGATGAAGATACCGGAGAAATAATGGAATCTGAGGATAATTCAGCTGACAACGTCATAAGTGACGTTTTTAAATAG
- a CDS encoding IS3 family transposase: MKKGYDHIRQKLSKDKCQTLITTLSKIHPICKLTKILKIPKSTYYYRISSTENPNKLKREEMKRKIFKVWDNSHKRYGAPKIHQELLKKGNKCSLKHVQNLMVEQGIMSITVKKFRPQRGNKAVEEKSGPNILDQDFSVEKINEKVVGDITYIHTKKDKWCYLSSFMDLYNNEIIGWSFSKNMTTDMVLESLKMACIKRKDIKGAIIHTDRGSQYTSNAFKDTVKSEGMILSYSRKGNPYDNACIESFHSVLKKELIHHKVYEDFEEAMTDIIEYIENWYNNRRIQKKLGWKSPREYLKAA; the protein is encoded by the coding sequence ATTAAAAAAGGCTATGACCATATTCGCCAAAAACTAAGTAAAGATAAGTGCCAGACACTGATCACCACTCTTTCTAAAATACACCCTATTTGTAAGTTAACCAAAATTCTAAAGATTCCTAAAAGTACATACTACTATAGAATATCAAGCACAGAAAATCCTAACAAACTTAAGAGGGAAGAGATGAAGCGCAAAATCTTCAAAGTATGGGATAATAGCCATAAAAGATATGGTGCTCCAAAAATACATCAGGAATTATTAAAAAAAGGTAATAAATGCAGCTTAAAGCATGTACAAAATTTAATGGTAGAACAAGGAATAATGTCTATTACAGTTAAAAAATTCAGACCTCAGAGAGGCAATAAAGCAGTGGAAGAAAAGTCTGGACCAAATATTTTGGACCAGGATTTTAGCGTAGAAAAAATTAATGAAAAAGTGGTTGGAGATATCACATATATCCATACAAAAAAAGATAAATGGTGCTACCTAAGCTCATTTATGGATCTTTATAACAATGAGATTATTGGATGGAGTTTTTCTAAGAATATGACAACAGATATGGTGCTGGAAAGCTTGAAAATGGCATGCATAAAGAGAAAAGATATTAAGGGTGCCATTATCCATACGGACAGAGGCAGCCAATATACTTCAAATGCATTTAAAGACACAGTAAAATCTGAGGGGATGATATTATCCTACTCAAGAAAAGGAAATCCCTACGATAATGCTTGTATAGAGTCTTTTCACTCGGTTTTGAAAAAGGAGCTTATCCACCATAAAGTGTATGAAGATTTTGAAGAAGCAATGACTGATATTATTGAGTATATAGAAAATTGGTACAACAATAGGAGAATCCAGAAGAAATTAGGATGGAAGTCTCCTAGAGAGTACCTAAAAGCAGCATAA
- a CDS encoding transposase: MAGEKHSNEIKEMMVRLYNGGKGKKVKDLAIEYGIAESTVRYWVVDKPKKENKNKTKESSNPEIEEMKKEIAKLKEENDILKKAMTIFAKN, from the coding sequence ATGGCAGGGGAAAAGCATAGTAATGAAATTAAAGAAATGATGGTTAGGCTTTACAACGGGGGTAAAGGTAAGAAGGTTAAGGACTTAGCAATAGAATATGGTATAGCAGAATCAACAGTTAGGTATTGGGTTGTAGACAAACCTAAAAAAGAGAATAAAAATAAGACTAAAGAGTCCTCGAATCCAGAAATTGAAGAAATGAAAAAAGAGATTGCGAAGCTTAAAGAAGAGAATGATATATTAAAAAAGGCTATGACCATATTCGCCAAAAACTAA
- a CDS encoding transcriptional regulator — protein sequence MAQLLTVKDVEKICQVKQGKAYRLMKEINDEMKAKGYIVIRGRVNSTFLYEKLGLGEKNGKH from the coding sequence ATGGCACAGTTATTAACTGTTAAAGACGTTGAAAAGATATGTCAAGTCAAGCAAGGGAAAGCATATAGACTAATGAAGGAAATAAATGATGAAATGAAAGCAAAGGGATATATAGTTATAAGAGGGAGAGTTAATTCAACCTTCCTGTATGAAAAATTGGGGCTAGGCGAGAAAAATGGCAAGCATTAA
- a CDS encoding site-specific integrase yields the protein MASIKDKNGKWISRFYFTNYKGEKIQKFKRGFKTKRDAQEWEREFIAKSKFEITMSFNSLYEMYLEDLSHRLRENTIMTKRHIIEKKILPFFREMEIGKITPVIIRKWQNKLMKYEDPKTNKLYSQTYIKTINNQLVAILNYAVKYHSLNENPCHKAGSIGRKQADEMEIWTVEEFEKFIKHLKHKPISFVGFNILFWTGIRIGELLALTINDIDLKNRTIRINKSYQRLNKEDVITDPKTAKGNRIIKITENLANILANYIDTLYNVETSDRLIISTKYRFHHDMKLYSEKAKVKKIRVHDLRHSHASLLIHLGVSPLAIAKRLGHEKIETTLNTYSHLYPDKEKDVIDLLDGLK from the coding sequence ATGGCAAGCATTAAAGATAAGAACGGGAAATGGATCTCCCGTTTTTATTTTACAAATTATAAAGGTGAAAAGATCCAAAAATTTAAGAGGGGCTTCAAGACTAAAAGAGATGCCCAGGAATGGGAAAGAGAGTTTATAGCTAAATCAAAATTTGAGATTACAATGAGTTTTAATAGCTTGTATGAAATGTATTTGGAGGATCTCTCTCATCGTTTAAGAGAGAATACAATAATGACTAAAAGACATATTATAGAAAAGAAGATCCTGCCTTTTTTTAGAGAAATGGAAATTGGCAAGATAACCCCAGTTATAATAAGAAAATGGCAAAATAAATTAATGAAATATGAAGATCCTAAAACAAATAAATTATATAGTCAAACTTACATAAAAACCATAAATAATCAGTTGGTGGCAATATTGAATTATGCTGTCAAATATCACTCTCTAAATGAAAACCCATGTCATAAAGCAGGGAGCATAGGGAGGAAGCAGGCTGATGAAATGGAGATCTGGACTGTAGAAGAGTTTGAGAAATTTATCAAACACTTAAAACATAAACCAATTTCTTTTGTAGGGTTTAATATATTGTTTTGGACTGGTATAAGAATAGGGGAGCTTCTGGCTCTTACAATAAATGATATCGACTTGAAAAATAGGACTATAAGAATAAACAAATCATATCAAAGGCTGAACAAAGAAGATGTAATAACAGATCCAAAGACTGCTAAAGGGAATAGAATTATAAAGATAACTGAAAACCTGGCAAATATATTAGCAAATTACATAGATACATTATATAATGTAGAAACTAGTGATAGATTAATAATAAGTACCAAGTATAGATTCCATCACGATATGAAGTTATATAGTGAAAAAGCTAAAGTGAAAAAAATAAGAGTGCATGATTTGAGGCATAGCCACGCCAGTCTTCTGATCCATTTAGGAGTCAGCCCTCTTGCGATAGCTAAAAGATTAGGACATGAAAAAATAGAAACTACATTGAATACGTACTCACATTTATATCCTGATAAGGAAAAAGATGTCATTGATTTATTGGATGGCTTAAAATGA